The genome window GCCTGGGCATAAATTATatcctatactgtacatatactgtatactgtataaatcacaAGTGATGAAGTGTATCATCCACAAAATTAATACTCGGAGTTGCATGCCCTATATGGCAAATAATTTTTGgttaaagaggaataaaacatctTGGAGACTaatgccagtcccaagcccagatgaAATGGAAAAGTTTCGACAGGAAGGGCGTAAAACCctatgccaagttgttgtgctgATGGTATGGTCCGCTGTGTTGACCCCCTGGACAAGAGAAGACAAAAGACCAACAATTATCATCAAGATAACAAGAGTAACCTCAGAGAGGAAGTTCATGACAGGCTGCATCATACAACCCCACTGTTGACTACGTTCCTAGTGAACATTTTATTCCATCCATCAGTTTACCCTATATCTTTTTCTGATTGCTTTTTTCCAGCAATCTCATCCTCAGCTTAACATGTTCTCCTTTTAATAGCAGCTTGTTTTGGTTtctgaaaataaacacatataatAAGCGACAAGATCTgccaataaaatatgaaaatttcaTGCCTTTGATAAAGATCTTTACAAATAGGCTTAATTAGGAAACAGTTTGAAGAATTGGCAGTGTTGTAGGGTGACTTAATTTCTCTATCAGTGGCTTTGCTCAAGATTCTTGAGACAACACAATAAACTGTAGGCAGGAAACTGTGATGTTAAGTTGGATTGACTTAAAAGTGAGACTTTTAGTCATCAAttaaaatttaagtttaatGATTCAGTCCAAGAAAGGATTAATAGATCCAGCAGTTAAATTACTAAACCAGACATTACAGTATGAACTGGTGGCTTGAGGGTTTgtgttacacccaacaactgatACATGGTCACCCTATAAAAATGCATccatggatttaaaaaaatgcacgaTGTATAATTAGGAGCTATTCTTGCAGTTTATCTAGTCATATGTATTTATTAGACATAAGCCCTATGacattatagtgtgttatatacactgatgtattggcaaaagtatttgcttgcctgccttcacatgcatatgaacgtGATTAACATTAAATcctccatagggtttaatatgatgttggccccacccctttgcagctataactgctttaactcttctgggaaggctttccacaagtttTAGGTTTAAAGTGTGTTTATGAGAATTTTTAGGACTGTGTACAGGCTAGTCAAGTTTTTTCACAACACTCACTCATCCATTgatttatggaccttgctttgtgcactgatgcgcagtcatgttgggaGAGGAAGTGCCTTTCCCAagctgttcccacaaagttggaagcataaaattgtccaaaatgtcttaatatgctgaagcattaggaGTTCCTTCCACTGTAAGTAAGGGACGAGCTTAACTGctaaaaaacaaccccacaccagttccaacatgactgtgcaccagtgcaTAAAGCGAGTTTTGTGTGGAAGATCTTGACTTGCCTGcacaaagtcctgacctcaacccgatagaacacctttgggataaattagagtggagactgcgagacaggccttctcatccaacgtcagtgtctgacctcacaaatggaTTTACTTCcagaagaatggtcaaaaattccaataaacacactccttaaccttgtggaaagccttcttaGAAGAGTTGAAGATGtcatagctgcaaagggggcaatttgggaatgctctactctgcatgtctttggaccatgggagaaaactggagtacccggaggaaacccaccaagcacgggcagaacatgcaaactccatgcacacagagatgggaatcgagcctggctgtgAATCGAACTGGAATTtgggaggtgcagggcgacagtgctaaccactacaccactgtgccgccttccACTAAAgggtatattattattattattattattattattattttaaataaaaggctaTTTTGATGAATTGTATTACTTTATGTTTAACTGTTATTAATTCTAGATGAAAAGAACTACAATGTTCAATTACTACTAAATTCTCTGCTGAATATCATACTGAAGGACGGTGCTTTGACACACATGATTCACACCTTCACCTCTGGAGGACAAAAAATATGGAGTGCCTCTACAATCTGAAttaaaaattcacaaaaaaGAATGAGATTTAAAAGAATGTGAGTTATTCTCAAAACATTACATCATTGGCTTATTGGCTGAAATGGAGGCAATTAAATCTACAAATAAGCCATTTGGCATATCTGTGCTTCTTTGCTTGTCCCGAAGCCCTaacataatgttttaaaaacctAAATCTAAATTTGGACAgattaatataaaatgaattgTGCTTAGACTATTAAAATTTCAAACATGAAGCAgcggcgttcaagtcaaatcaggactttGGTTTGTGCAAAATataagaacacagttatgagattaaaaatgtcctttatttctctatataatcccttgctacactaatgcacttatcccaaagTATCGCTAGTGCTTGGAAAACAtcagggaaggaggttttctcagtacgccagaacCATGCTTCACTTCTTaaaagctggcctcccaggaactccttattGGAGCAAATATGTGATAATGGCAtaaagtcaggactgtacaggggatgtgggaaaaataaaattttggatgattgtgtgtacagaaaAATGTCTTCTTTTCCGCAAGTCGGCGACAATTAGTAATTAACAAACATacgaccttctttaaaacatttgcaccattcaaatattttattataacttaGAGTCTCACCACCATACTctgagtcctggtttgacttgaacaccctgtgTATTTGCTACACAGTTTTATATTAAACCCAGACTTAGAAAAAGTACTAAGAAACATGAGCATGATAGAATTTAATTGTACAAAGTTTTTTGTGCTCTTATTTACTACAGTGgtcaattgttttatttttttgagtgataGGAAGCCAGTTCAttagccataatattaaaaccactgacatGAAGATGTGAATAAAATTAATTGTCACAGGTATTTACCCGGTCTCCATTGTGTATAATGCAGAAATAATTCACTAGAGAAGAAATGACATATATCAGATATCgtagaacgtttttttttccccgttcTTTTCTCCTCCAGGTGAACATTGATCGTATCGCATCAACGTCTCATACATAAAATGATACAAATAGCTATTCATACTTTAGTAAAGGTTTAGaaatatgaaaattatttaaataaaacatactttAAAGTTGACATATTCTGTCTAAAACATTCACAAGTGAGTGAAATATTTGCTACATCTAAAGGCACTcatgttaaaaattatttatatgatGAAATTAGGCAATGTCATGTTTTATTGTGAAAAGAAACTGCTCCTTTTATCTAAAACTGCGGTTTTGCCTGAAACCATAATTCAACCTCTCTAAGTACGCTGTCACATGCATGACTAATGCTACATAGTTTTTaattaatctgtaaaaaaaaaaaaaaaaaaaatcatataaatgcATTACCATTAGCTAGAACTGTAATGGGGTATCTACACCATTTAGGATAACCtatgaaaaaaaacttaatctaAAGTTTTGTTAGCAAAGAAAACAGGCTAGCTTTCTTAAACGTTAAATAAAGGCAGGTAATTTGAGCAATTTCGCAAAACATTCCTCAACATGCTCTTTCAAGTTATTTCTGAAGAGGCGATATAGATGCCTCGTTTTATACGAGTCTTTGTTTACTCCAGAATACTGAAAGGTTTTACTGAGGTAGGACCAGCAGCACTCATCTTCAAGTTGAACAATACAGTCTAGTGGCTGATCCATATTCAGAAGTGCGCGGGTAACTGCAGCGTTAAGCACATTGTGTAACATATGATAAACtggtacaactttttttttttccttcttttttttgtcttgaacTTGAGTAGATGCTAAAATGGGCTTCTATGACTGCCAACATACACCcataagccataacattatgaccacctacCATAGATACAGTTACATGTCACATTACAATGACACCTAGGTTGGATAAAGGTTGGATAAATTATAAagcaagtgaacattttctTCTTGAAAATGATGTTTAGAAAGCAGAATAAATAAGCAAGTGTAttaatttaagtgactttggAATGGGCCAATGTGTGAGGGCTAGACTGGGTCAGatcaactccaaaactgcaggtcttgtgggatgtttaTGGTCTGCAGTTTTCAGGACCTATCCAAAAGTGATTCAAAGAAAGGAAAACCGATGAACTGGCAACAAGGTCATTGGTGGTTAAGGCTTACCAATGCACATGAGGAGCAAAGGCTGGCCTGTATAATCCATTTTAATTGAAGCATAATTAGATCAAATTTATGAAAGGATTAATGCTAATGGTGATAGAAAGATGTAaaaacacagtgcatcactgttttgcTTGCAGGAGGGGTAACTAATTAATATAAGGTGGTggtcttaatgttatggctaattggtgtacTGTATGATCACTGTCTGGCTCGAAAAAGAAGAGAATTGAAGCAATCTTTGAGATGAGATCTGAATCAGTTTAAATGcctatataaaaacaaatcaaatttaatgCATGGTAATTTTTAACAGATATGTAAAGTTGAGTTTGCTCTAAAGGTTCTCTCTACATTATCAGCTGCGTTAGAAGAGAGTTTCTATAAAATGCAGGCCCCAGCACCTTACTCTGCACATTTAACGGTCTCAGTTGCACACATTCTGAATATCCCTAAGCCTAACTAATTACAATTTAACGTCCCCATTGTTCCGATAGTTACCTGataattgttgttattgttgttaatattgatgcattttttatgttgtttaccTGCTATGTTATTCTTTCAtatttaatctatttataatgtttatatatgtttatacattCAGATTGATGTTATTCATATTAAGACTATAATCAATCTTTTATAATTTCTCTGGCATCAatgtattttgatttttttttggtaacattCATGCATGCCAAGAAAGCCTTTTTGAACTGAACTGATTCTGCTCTTCATTACACATTTAGTGAAGGTAAAGCAGAAGCCTTAGAATAAACCTTGCCTTGGCACGTGTCTGGATCCAGATGAAGCACTCAGGCGCAGGAGCAGGACATTTCTTCCTGTAGGGGACGCTGTTGATCAACACATCTACtatagcaacacacacacacacacacacacacacacacacacgcacaggttACTGCATTTTATTTCAGTGTGTGATTCAGTAAAAGACTGTCTTTAATCCTGGAAGCATGATTTATTCATGCACtagataaacaaatatattatatacacacatataaaggCATGCATATTAATTGCACAAATTTGAAAACGAAatatttaagattaaaaaagGGTACAAATAAGTGTTGATACTCAGACAGGTATAATGAACAGATCCTGTATaatgagtgaataaatgaaGTGAGTTCTTAGTGCTGCATCCTTGCAGCATCCATATAGCTCTGTTTCATCTTTGTCTGTAGTGACACCGATTCCAGCCAATCATCGCGCGGCTGGGCTTCTGCGTGCGTCCGTGAGCCAATGTGATGACACGGGGCGTGGCTTTGCCGTGTTAAGCCACGCCCCTGGTAGAGCATAACTCTAAGTTTAGAGGCAGAGATGCCAGTCGCGTGAAGGAGAGAGCTGCCGCGTCTGTCTCACTGCGCTCGCTAAGGCGCGCGCACACAGCCGCACGCGCTACCTCACGCGCTACCGCGCGCGCTGCCCGGACGACCGCACGAGGATTTGcattctttcttcatttttgcttgttttttttttctttaaatatccaAATAATAAAGACTATAAGACATCTGGGAGCTAATGCATTCATATGCATGATTGAACTTgagtctctctttttctctcgtGCTGGGATGAAATATGGGATCTGTGCAAAACAGGTGCTTGGTCTAAATCTCAACCTCTGAATCCCCTTTTGAATGCTACAATTTTATGATGCatggattttctttctttttctttctttttttctttctataacTAGCACTGGAGGGCTTTAATATCGGAGCTCGTGCGAATCAAGAGGATTTTTCCCCCCACTCACTATGCACGACCTCAAGAGTCACTAACACACGTATACCAGGGTAAGAAGGCAATGCTTCCTTtttatgtcattattattattttatgcataTGATTTTAATCCCCATTCGCAttgatgttttgttgttgtgcttgctcgttctgttgtttgtttgattgttgttgttgtttttcttaatGCACAATTTGTGCCCTCGCATGTTTACAGGCGTCTGCTGCAAATTCTGCGAAAGGTCCTTGAAAGACGAAGcagagattattattttttccttattcagaGTCAAAGCCTGTAAACCAGTTATAACAGGATAATGCAATGACTGTggctttattattaataaagacaTTTATGCAATTTTCTGATTACGAGTCATTAGGAGTGCTCCTTTTTTGCTCTTTTCCTAGAAAGTCTTCATGTCACTGACCGCTTACATTATTTAGTAAATACATGCAGTAAAATGCAAAGCATAATGTACATGCACAAAAAATGATTACAGCAAATAAGTTGATGCAGCTGGTTAATTTATCAAACCTGTAttctaatgtttatttttaggaTTATGCTCGACTGCTGCTTATCGAGAAAGGCACGGTTTCCTTGAACGCATGGCTCTGACCACACTGCAATGAGGATAAGTGTTTGAAATCAAGCAGAGGAAAGACATTCGAAGTGCTGTCATGGATTTAAAGGATTTTTACCTATTGGCAACCTTTGTGGCTTGCCTGTGGCTGGATCCAGCCATCGCCCAAGAGCTAATTTACTCGATCCGTGAGGAGCTGCAAGAGAACGTACTTATTGGAAATATACCAAAGGATTTGAACATCTCCCATATGAATGCTGCCAGCAACAATCTGGTTTACCGTCTGGTGTCGAAAGCCGGGGACAACCCATTACTGAGAGTAATGAGCAACACAGGAGAGATTTTTACCACCTCGAACCGCATAGACCGTGAAAAACTCTGTCCTGGCCCATCGTTCGAGGATACCGAGTGCTCGTTCGAGATTGAAGTGGTGATCCTGCCTAACGACTACTTCAGACTAATCAAAATCAAGATCATCGTGAAGGACACCAACGACAACTCTCCGATGTTTCCTTCTCCGTTGATGAAAATTTCCATTCCTGAAAACACACTCATAAACAGCCGCTTTGCCATTCCCTCTGCGACCGATCCCGACATGGGATCCAACAGCGTCCACAAATATGAACTCGTGGATGTGCAGAAAACTTTTGGCTTGGATATTGTCGAGACGCAGGAAGGAGAAAAGTGGCCACAGCTGATTGTCCAAGAGGATCTGGACCGGGAGCAAAAAGACATGCATGTGTTGAAAATCAAAGTGGAGGATGGTGGAAATCCACAGAAGTCCAGCACTGCCATTCTTCAGGTTTTAGTCACTGATGTCAATGACAATCGTCCAGTTTTTAAAGAAAGCCAAATAGAAGTCCACATACCTGAAAGCTCTCCAGTCGGGACTTCTGTTGTACAGCTCCAGGCTACGGATGCAGATGTTGGGTCCAACGCAGAAATCAAATACATGTTTGGAACTCAAGTTTCTCCAGCCACACGGAGACTCTTTGCACTAAATGCTACGACCGGACTGATAACAGTACAGAGGCCACTCGATAGGGAAGAGACTGCAATTCATAAGCTGTCAGTTTTAGCGAGTGATGGAAGCTCCAGTCCAGCAAGAGCGACTGTAACAATCAATGTGACTGATGTGAATGATAATGCTCCAAATATAGACCTGAGATACATTATCAGTCCTACTAATGGCACCGTAATGCTGTCTGAAAAAGACCCCATTAACACTAAAATAGCTCTTATCACCATCTCTGATAAGGACACCGATGTCAATGGCAAGGTGATCTGTTTTATTGAAAAGGACGTGCCGTTTCACCTCAAAGCTGTCTATGACAACCAGTATTTGTTGGAAACTTCAGCATTGTTGGATTACGAAGGGACCAAggagtacatttttaaaatcgtgGCTTCTGACTCCGGAAAGCCTAGTTTGAACCAGACCGCTTTGGTAAAAGTGAAGCTGGAGGATGAGAATGACAATCCACCCATATTTAGTCAGCCTGTTATCGAACTGTCAGTCATGGAAAATAACCAGCGTGACCTTTTCCTAACAACCATTAGTGCCACGGATGAAGACAGTGGGAGGAATGCAGAAATCGTCTACCAGCTCGGACCCAATGCCTCCTTCTTCGATCTGGACCGCAAAACAGGGGTGCTGACCGCCTCGAGGGTCTTTGACAGAGAAGATCAAGATAGGTTTCTCTTCACCGTCACAGCAAGAGACAACGGCACCCGGGCTTTGCAGAGCCAGGCAGCTGTGATAGTTACCATTTTAGATGAAAATGACAACAGCCCCAAGTTCACGCACAATCACTTTCAATTCTTTGTGTCTGAGAACTTGCCTAAGTATAGTACAGTAGGAGTGATTACAGTCACAGATGCAGATGCAGGTGAAAACGCAGAGGTGTCCCTCTCCATACTCAATGATAACGAAAACTTTATTCTTGATCCCTTCTCCGGAGTTATAAAATCAAATGTTTCCTTCGACAGAGAGCAACAAAGTTCTTACACCTTCGACGTAAGGGCTGTTGATGGTGGTCGTCCTCCATGTTCGTCAGTTGCCAAAGTCACCATCAATGTCATTGATGTCAACGACAACCCACCCGTTGTCATTTTCCCTCCATCAAATACTTCTTTTAAACTTGTACCACTTTCTGCTATTCCGGGATCCGTAGTCGCTGAGGTTTTTGCTGTGGATGGAGATACAGGAATGAATGCCGAATTAAAATACACTATCATTAGTGGTAATGGCAGAGGACTTTTCAGGATTGATCCTGTTACGGGAAACATTACATTAGAGGAGAAACCCACGATTGCGGATATTGGCCTCCATCGTCTGGTGGTCAACATTAGTGACCTCGGCTATCCAAAGTCCCTGCACACTCtagttc of Clarias gariepinus isolate MV-2021 ecotype Netherlands chromosome 6, CGAR_prim_01v2, whole genome shotgun sequence contains these proteins:
- the LOC128527235 gene encoding protocadherin-9 isoform X2, which gives rise to MDLKDFYLLATFVACLWLDPAIAQELIYSIREELQENVLIGNIPKDLNISHMNAASNNLVYRLVSKAGDNPLLRVMSNTGEIFTTSNRIDREKLCPGPSFEDTECSFEIEVVILPNDYFRLIKIKIIVKDTNDNSPMFPSPLMKISIPENTLINSRFAIPSATDPDMGSNSVHKYELVDVQKTFGLDIVETQEGEKWPQLIVQEDLDREQKDMHVLKIKVEDGGNPQKSSTAILQVLVTDVNDNRPVFKESQIEVHIPESSPVGTSVVQLQATDADVGSNAEIKYMFGTQVSPATRRLFALNATTGLITVQRPLDREETAIHKLSVLASDGSSSPARATVTINVTDVNDNAPNIDLRYIISPTNGTVMLSEKDPINTKIALITISDKDTDVNGKVICFIEKDVPFHLKAVYDNQYLLETSALLDYEGTKEYIFKIVASDSGKPSLNQTALVKVKLEDENDNPPIFSQPVIELSVMENNQRDLFLTTISATDEDSGRNAEIVYQLGPNASFFDLDRKTGVLTASRVFDREDQDRFLFTVTARDNGTRALQSQAAVIVTILDENDNSPKFTHNHFQFFVSENLPKYSTVGVITVTDADAGENAEVSLSILNDNENFILDPFSGVIKSNVSFDREQQSSYTFDVRAVDGGRPPCSSVAKVTINVIDVNDNPPVVIFPPSNTSFKLVPLSAIPGSVVAEVFAVDGDTGMNAELKYTIISGNGRGLFRIDPVTGNITLEEKPTIADIGLHRLVVNISDLGYPKSLHTLVLVFLYINDTVGNSSFINDLIRRTMETPLDRNIGDSSETYQNVDNLKTIIAIVTGAMVVIVVIFITVLVRCRHVSQFKAAQRKKQGAEWMSPNQENKQNKKKKRKKRKSPKSSLLNFVSIEENKPDDPAHEPINGTISIPAELEEPGIGRFDWNTTPTTTFKPNSPDLARHYKSASPQSAFHVKADTPVSGKKHHVVQELPLDNTFVGGCDTLSKRSSTSSDHFSASECSSQGGFKTKGGTLHNRQSQRRVTFHLPDGSQESCSDSGLGEPESVGGGALISKPLPLSQEEFYEQDKRTEADGNSDPNSDGLLGPRGLMEATEMCTQECLVLGHSDNCWMPPKSPASSYGGGQNEWTKDKLQNGHTLTRGWKSSHEHFGDRKSFNVGGVGVSSHITDIPLASLKSYQASSGTENPKEQQL
- the LOC128527235 gene encoding protocadherin-9 isoform X1; its protein translation is MDLKDFYLLATFVACLWLDPAIAQELIYSIREELQENVLIGNIPKDLNISHMNAASNNLVYRLVSKAGDNPLLRVMSNTGEIFTTSNRIDREKLCPGPSFEDTECSFEIEVVILPNDYFRLIKIKIIVKDTNDNSPMFPSPLMKISIPENTLINSRFAIPSATDPDMGSNSVHKYELVDVQKTFGLDIVETQEGEKWPQLIVQEDLDREQKDMHVLKIKVEDGGNPQKSSTAILQVLVTDVNDNRPVFKESQIEVHIPESSPVGTSVVQLQATDADVGSNAEIKYMFGTQVSPATRRLFALNATTGLITVQRPLDREETAIHKLSVLASDGSSSPARATVTINVTDVNDNAPNIDLRYIISPTNGTVMLSEKDPINTKIALITISDKDTDVNGKVICFIEKDVPFHLKAVYDNQYLLETSALLDYEGTKEYIFKIVASDSGKPSLNQTALVKVKLEDENDNPPIFSQPVIELSVMENNQRDLFLTTISATDEDSGRNAEIVYQLGPNASFFDLDRKTGVLTASRVFDREDQDRFLFTVTARDNGTRALQSQAAVIVTILDENDNSPKFTHNHFQFFVSENLPKYSTVGVITVTDADAGENAEVSLSILNDNENFILDPFSGVIKSNVSFDREQQSSYTFDVRAVDGGRPPCSSVAKVTINVIDVNDNPPVVIFPPSNTSFKLVPLSAIPGSVVAEVFAVDGDTGMNAELKYTIISGNGRGLFRIDPVTGNITLEEKPTIADIGLHRLVVNISDLGYPKSLHTLVLVFLYINDTVGNSSFINDLIRRTMETPLDRNIGDSSETYQNVDNLKTIIAIVTGAMVVIVVIFITVLVRCRHVSQFKAAQRKKQGAEWMSPNQENKQNKKKKRKKRKSPKSSLLNFVSIEENKPDDPAHEPINGTISIPAELEEPGIGRFDWNTTPTTTFKPNSPDLARHYKSASPQSAFHVKADTPVSGKKHHVVQELPLDNTFVGGCDTLSKRSSTSSDHFSASECSSQGGFKTKGGTLHNRQGTLPRARTELNPDYLDLRSRTDLNPEYWTPCTPLSQRRVTFHLPDGSQESCSDSGLGEPESVGGGALISKPLPLSQEEFYEQDKRTEADGNSDPNSDGLLGPRGLMEATEMCTQECLVLGHSDNCWMPPKSPASSYGGGQNEWTKDKLQNGHTLTRGWKSSHEHFGDRKSFNVGGVGVSSHITDIPLASLKSYQASSGTENPKEQQL